One genomic segment of Clavelina lepadiformis chromosome 3, kaClaLepa1.1, whole genome shotgun sequence includes these proteins:
- the LOC143449173 gene encoding uncharacterized protein LOC143449173, producing MSVQTRRRTLNTSLDSTSNATHPLTSAYDEICSLKSVQSTNETLKITPVSDMMQKETNHPQKVNKKIFMIPHIKSGVLFINNQSLQAACPEKDLSLSVVPCKRENIRSISPEGKVAQMTDNSLSKDKISSSFYEPAGRNEPVDDDYSTDNTDESGDIVEDSFPTRTTSSCEPCVEDDEDKKLTVSCQICSRIFVNNASLKLHLRSHAVVDVGSVKNDGSKSVKISILEKQSNTFSEGDLIKSKNNEPKKRSLSEASDNLFNGNAKRMSYQCEFCHKIFTMASKLDFHVKHQHSDNRYLCKHCDKSYNKKVLLLEHLKTHTGERFQCHKCKRLFKVFETYKNHCTICLKYKFCCKICNEEFMSRRHYDRHMNSRAHAMKRANVMNVNGNTPPT from the coding sequence ATGTCAGTTCAGACCAGAAGAAGAACATTAAATACCTCTTTGGATTCTACGTCCAATGCCACACATCCGTTGACATCCGCATATGACGAGATCTGCAGTCTGAAGTCGGTCCAAAGCACAAATGAAACTCTTAAAATTACACCTGTTAGTGATATGATGCAGAAAGAAACCAATCATCCACAAAAGGTTAACAAAAAGATCTTTATGATTCCTCACATCAAATCAggtgttttgtttataaacaatCAATCTTTGCAAGCTGCTTGTCCGGAAAAGGATTTGTCTTTGAGCGTTGTTCCATGTAAGAGAGAAAATATAAGATCAATTTCTCCTGAAGGTAAAGTGGCACAAATGACAGATAACTCACTTTCCAAGGACAAAATTTCATCAAGTTTTTATGAACCAGCTGGAAGGAATGAACCTGTGGATGATGATTATTCCACAGATAATACCGATGAAAGTGGTGATATTGTCGAAGACAGTTTTCCAACGAGAACAACATCATCATGTGAACCCTGTGTTGAGGATGACGAGGACAAGAAGCTTACTGTTTCATGTCAGATATGTTCAAGAATATTTGTGAATAACGCTTCACTTAAGTTACATTTGCGTAGTCATGCTGTTGTTGATGTTGGTAGTGTGAAAAATGACGGCAGTAAATCTGTAAAAATCTCAATTTTGGAGAAACAAAGTAATACTTTCAGTGAAGGCGATCTCattaaatctaaaaacaatGAACCCAAGAAAAGGTCACTTTCAGAAGCATCTGATAATTTGTTCAATGGCAATGCGAAAAGGATGAGTTATCAATGTGAATTctgtcacaaaatatttactatGGCGTCAAAGCTTGACTTCCACGTCAAACATCAACATTCGGACAATCGGTACCTTTGCAAACACTGTGACAAATCATACAATAAGAAGGTGCTTTTGTTAGAGCACCTAAAAACTCACACTGGCGAACGTTTTCAGTGTCACAAATGCAAACGTCTGTTTAAGGTGTttgaaacttacaaaaatcaCTGCACcatatgtttaaaatataagttttgttgcaaaatttgtaACGAAGAATTCATGAGCAGGAGACATTACGATAGACATATGAATAGTCGCGCTCATGCCATGAAAAGAGCCAATGTAATGAATGTGAATGGAAACACTCCACCGACGTAA
- the LOC143449177 gene encoding uncharacterized protein LOC143449177, with protein MIMTIRYLTVYSSALHNNGKYIIKLYNNNQTMECHPVGMQVDVLLKTVSDMISQEFKSMRQDMRKEFVQMQESMEDVISTLLAEIKKTETMNNAMLVEETSQITVVKSDISLNIEEVYSEKAPVFPLVEVIKEEPLLLEEYEVSQTEIDDPNISMLNKFLPQSDIGVNATVNIIKPQSCVTRNLDEECSDSVKENLNKSTAIEKI; from the exons ATGATCATGACCATTCGGTATCTAACTGTCTATAGTTCAGCGCTTCATAACAATGG caaatacATTATAAagttgtataataataatcagaCAATGGAGTGTCATCCAGTTGGTATGCAAGTTgacgttttattaaaaacagtcAGTGATatgatttcacaagaatttaaatcaatgcgacaagatatgaGAAAGGAATTTgtacaaatgcaagaaagcatggaAGATGTGATTTCAACGCTTCTTGCAGAGATAAAGaaaactgaaaccatgaacaatgcaatgctAGTTGAAGAAACATCACAAATAACAGTTGTAAAATCAGATATCAGCCTTAATATTGAGGAAGTTTATTCTGAGAAGGCACCAGTCTTTCCTCTTGTGGAAGTTatcaaagaagaacctttgctGTTGGAAGAATATGAGGTTTCACAGACTGAGATTGATGACCCAAATATATccatgttaaataaatttcttccTCAATCAGATATTGGAGTAAATGCCACAGTTAACATTATTAAACCACAAAGCTGTGTTACAAGAAATTTAGATGAAGAATGCAGCGATTCTGTAAAGGAGAATCTCAATAAATCCACtgcaattgaaaaaatttga
- the LOC143449172 gene encoding uncharacterized protein LOC143449172, whose amino-acid sequence MECHPVNTHIDFFLKEISDLISQEFKSMRQDMKIEFAKVQENMEDMVSKILAETKKDETINNAIQIKKASRALDVKSDTSICIKEVYSQNASVFPLVDAIKEEPLLLQHWEVSEMNDPSMSMSNKFSHQSEIGINAVVKTVEPQTCIEEDHSEKASIYPQFDAIKKEPLLLQHWEDSETNDASMSMSNKFSHQSEIGVNAVVQTVDPQTCIVEDHSRKTSVCPHFDIIEDKLLLLQKYTVLQTEIDDPNTSMLNKFPPQSNIGVSATVKIDKPQSCVARNSDEECSYSVKMFLNKSTASERINARKVDAQLLVGKNKEKQFSCKFCDKSFKYKAHIKVHLRTHTGERPYQCQVCHKSFIQNGSLQTHMRIHTGERPYKCDVCHKSFSIKSSLKTHMRTHTGERPYICDVCYKSFSSSSNLKSHMRTHTGEQPYQCDVCHKSFSVSNSLKDHVRTHTGERPYQCQVCHKLFTQSNTLKNHMRIHTGERPYQCQVCHKSFTQSHSLRHHMRIHNGK is encoded by the coding sequence ATGGAGTGTCATCCAGTTAATACACATAttgatttctttttaaaagaaatcagTGAtttgatatcacaagaatTCAAATCAATGCGACAGGATATGAAGATagaatttgcaaaagtgcaagAAAATATGGAAGATATGGTTTCAAAGATTCTGGCAGAAACAAAGAAGGATGAAACcataaacaatgcaatacaGATTAAAAAAGCGTCACGAGCATTAGATGTAAAATCTGACACGAGCATATGTATTAAAGAAGTTTATTCTCAAAATGCATCAGTTTTTCCTCTTGTTGATGCTatcaaagaagaacctttgctGTTGCAGCATTGGGAGGTTTCTGAAATGAATGACCCAAGTATGTCCATGTCAAATAAGTTTTCTCATCAATCGGAGATTGGAATAAATGCCGTAGTTAAAACTGTTGAACCCCAAACCTGTATTGAAGAAGATCATTCTGAAAAGGCATCAATTTATCCTCAATTTGATGCTATCAAAAAAGAACCTTTGTTGTTGCAGCATTGGGAGGATTCTGAAACGAATGACGCAAGTATGTCCATGTCAAATAAGTTTTCTCATCAATCGGAGATTGGAGTAAATGCCGTAGTTCAAACTGTTGACCCCCAAACCTGTATTGTAGAAGATCATTCTAGAAAGACATCAGTTTGTCCTCATTTTGATATTATTGAAGACAAACTTttgttgttgcaaaaatatacAGTTTTACAGACTGAGATTGATGACCCAAATACATccatgttaaataaatttcctCCTCAATCAAATATTGGAGTGAGTGCCACGGTCAAAATTGATAAACCACAAAGCTGTGTTGCAAGAAACTCAGATGAAGAATGCAGCTATTCTGTAAAGATGTTTCTCAATAAATCTACTGCAAGTGAAAGAATTAATGCTCGCAAAGTTGATGCTCAGTTGCTTGttggaaaaaacaaagaaaagcaattttcttgcaaattttgtgataaatcatttaaATACAAAGCACACATTAAAGTTCAtctaagaactcacacaggtgagcgaccttatcaatgccaagtttgtcacaagtcatttatccaaaatggcagtttgcaaactcatatgagaatccacactggagagcgaccttataaatgtgatgtgtgccacaagtcattttccattaaaagcagtttaaaaactcatatgagaactcacactggagagcgaccttatatATGTGATGTGTGctacaagtcattttccagtagcagcaatttgaaaagtcatatgagaacccacactggagaacaaccttatcaatgcgatgtgtgccacaagtcattttccgtTAGCAACAGTTTAAAAGATCATGTcagaactcacacaggtgagcgtccctatcaatgccaggtgtgccacaagttatttacccaaagcaacactttaaaaaatcatatgagaatccacactggtgaacgaccttatcaatgccaggtgtgccacaagtcatttacccaaagccaCAGTTTAAGAcatcatatgagaatccacaatGGAAAgtga
- the LOC143449176 gene encoding uncharacterized protein LOC143449176 has protein sequence MKVHLRTHTGERPYQCRVCEMSFSVSSRLKGHMRIHNGERPYQCDVCHKSFCVSSNLKTHMRIHTGERPYQCQVCEKSFSVNSRLKTHMRTHTGKQPYQCDVCHKSFSISSSLKVHRRTHTGERPYQCQVCHKSFTQNNHLKDHLRIHTGESNFQCDVCHKSFKVSNSLKAHMRTHTEERPYQCDVCHKSFTQSSSLKAHMVIHTGERPYQC, from the coding sequence ATGAAAGTTCAtctaagaactcacacaggtgagcgaccGTATCAATGCCGGGTGTGTGAAATGTCATTTTCCGTTAGCAGCAGATTGAAAGGTCATATGAGAATTCACaatggagagcgaccttatcaatgcgatgtgtgccacaagtcattttgcgTTAGCagtaatttgaaaactcatatgagaattcACAcgggtgagcgaccttatcagtgccaggtgtgtgaaaagtcattttccgTTAACAGCAgattgaaaactcatatgagaactcacacaggaaaacaaccttatcaatgtgatgtgtgccacaagtcattttccattAGCAGCAGTTTGAAAGTTCATAgaagaactcacactggagagcgaccttatcaatgccaggtgtgtcacaagtcatttacccaaaacAACCATTTAAAAGATCActtgagaatccacactggagagagtaattttcaatgcgatgtgtgccacaagtcatttaaaGTTAGCAACAGTTtgaaagctcatatgagaactcacactgaagagcgaccttatcaatgcgatgtgtgtcACAAGTCCTTCACACAAAGCAGCagtttaaaagctcatatggttatccatactggagagcgaccttatcaatgctaG